From a region of the Microterricola gilva genome:
- a CDS encoding IclR family transcriptional regulator, producing MSQTVQRATEIIELLAERPRPLSEVATHFRVHRSTVFRQLQTLEGAGFVVHRADGNYDIGTRIIAIAQQALDNLDLRRIAHDELRALQSRVGTTVHLAQLLERKVVYIDKVDGGGSVRMYSRIGLPVLPQATGVGKVILAALPEGRRDELLAGTEWTAFTSTTHTSRASLDVELAEIGARGWGVDDSEFEDFMNCIAAPISNSTGTVLGALSISSIKVVNDLDALKRHLPDLLATTERIARALG from the coding sequence GTGTCGCAGACAGTGCAGCGCGCCACCGAGATCATCGAACTCCTCGCCGAGCGCCCCCGCCCACTCAGCGAGGTGGCCACGCACTTCCGGGTGCACCGCTCCACCGTCTTCCGCCAGCTGCAGACCCTCGAAGGCGCCGGCTTCGTCGTGCATCGCGCTGACGGGAACTACGACATCGGCACGCGCATCATCGCCATCGCCCAGCAGGCCCTCGACAACCTGGACCTCCGCCGGATCGCGCATGACGAGCTGCGCGCCCTGCAGTCCAGGGTCGGTACGACCGTGCACCTCGCCCAGCTGCTTGAGCGCAAAGTCGTCTACATCGACAAGGTCGACGGCGGCGGCAGCGTGCGCATGTACTCGCGCATCGGCCTCCCGGTGCTGCCGCAGGCCACCGGCGTCGGCAAGGTCATCCTGGCAGCCCTGCCGGAGGGCCGGCGTGATGAACTCCTCGCCGGCACCGAGTGGACGGCCTTCACCAGCACCACGCACACGAGCCGTGCGAGCCTCGACGTCGAGCTCGCCGAAATCGGGGCACGCGGTTGGGGCGTCGACGACAGTGAGTTCGAGGACTTCATGAACTGCATCGCCGCGCCCATCAGCAATTCAACGGGCACCGTGCTCGGCGCCCTCTCCATCAGCTCGATCAAGGTCGTCAACGACCTCGACGCGTTGAAGCGCCACCTGCCCGATCTGCTCGCGACCACCGAGCGCATCGCCAGGGCGCTCGGCTAG
- a CDS encoding N-acyl-D-amino-acid deacylase family protein — translation MVDWILRGGDVIDGRGGTRYPADVHISAGRISAIVPSAEPADAAHRGEPVEARILDVTGLVVAPGFIDMHAHSDLAVLSDPEHLAKVRQGITLEVVGQDGLGYAPVTDATMAAVLDQIAGWNGKPALDYAWRSIAEYLERVDAGTPTNVAVLVPHGATRMNVMGMDAASASSEQLEQIREYVAQGMRDGAVGMSTGLSYAPGMYASDAELEHALAAVREHGGYYCPHHRNYGSAVIESYGDCLTLASRAGVPLHLAHCHVNFPVNAGRAPELLAAIDEAIAAGDDVTLDAYPYLASATYLASMLPGWAQSEGADATLTLLAQPESRARILHEIEVTGSDGQHGVPVDWRTISISAVSEQENEWAIGHTIAKLAAQRGVAPGELFAELLIADRLGPGCLMAVGNEENMLAVMRHSAHTVGTDGILVGAKPHPRGWGSFPLWLGHFARERGILSLEAAVQHATSRPAARLGLDDRGVVAVGAWADLLVFDPQTVGSPASYDEPTLAPTGIPHVFVNGVPTLLHGERTRALPGRAVRGAGYVAAAEATSMSSETPTPKPEEPTR, via the coding sequence GTGGTCGACTGGATCCTGCGCGGCGGCGACGTCATCGACGGGCGCGGCGGCACCCGCTACCCGGCCGACGTGCACATCAGCGCCGGACGCATCAGCGCGATCGTTCCGTCGGCCGAGCCCGCCGACGCCGCACACCGGGGTGAGCCCGTCGAAGCCCGGATCCTCGACGTCACCGGCCTCGTCGTCGCCCCCGGCTTCATCGACATGCACGCCCACTCCGACCTCGCCGTGCTGTCCGACCCCGAACACCTCGCCAAGGTGCGGCAGGGCATCACGCTCGAGGTCGTCGGACAGGACGGCCTCGGCTACGCGCCCGTCACGGACGCCACGATGGCGGCCGTCCTGGACCAGATCGCCGGGTGGAACGGCAAGCCGGCGCTCGACTACGCCTGGCGCAGCATCGCCGAGTACCTGGAGCGCGTCGACGCGGGCACCCCGACGAACGTCGCCGTGCTCGTGCCGCACGGAGCCACGCGGATGAACGTGATGGGCATGGATGCGGCATCCGCCAGCTCGGAGCAGCTCGAGCAGATCCGTGAATATGTCGCTCAAGGCATGCGCGACGGGGCCGTCGGCATGTCGACGGGACTCAGCTACGCGCCCGGCATGTACGCGAGCGACGCGGAGCTGGAGCACGCCCTCGCCGCGGTGCGCGAACATGGTGGCTACTACTGCCCGCACCACCGCAACTACGGTTCGGCCGTGATCGAGAGCTACGGCGACTGCCTCACCCTGGCCAGCCGCGCCGGCGTGCCCCTGCACCTGGCGCACTGCCACGTGAACTTCCCAGTGAACGCCGGGCGGGCCCCCGAGCTGCTCGCGGCGATCGACGAGGCCATCGCGGCGGGCGACGATGTGACGCTGGATGCCTACCCCTACCTCGCCAGCGCCACCTATCTCGCCTCGATGCTGCCAGGCTGGGCGCAGTCGGAGGGGGCGGATGCCACGCTCACACTGCTCGCGCAGCCGGAGAGCCGGGCGCGCATTCTGCACGAGATCGAGGTGACCGGATCCGATGGCCAACACGGAGTGCCCGTCGACTGGCGGACGATCTCGATCTCGGCCGTCAGCGAGCAGGAGAACGAGTGGGCGATCGGGCACACCATTGCCAAGCTCGCCGCGCAGCGCGGCGTCGCGCCAGGTGAGCTCTTCGCCGAGCTGCTGATCGCCGACCGACTCGGCCCCGGCTGCCTGATGGCCGTCGGCAACGAGGAGAACATGCTCGCGGTGATGCGCCACTCCGCGCACACCGTCGGGACCGACGGCATCCTCGTGGGTGCGAAGCCGCATCCGCGTGGCTGGGGTTCGTTCCCGCTGTGGCTCGGCCACTTCGCGCGCGAGCGCGGCATCCTCTCGCTCGAGGCCGCGGTGCAGCACGCCACCTCGCGGCCGGCCGCCAGGCTCGGCCTCGACGATCGCGGTGTTGTCGCGGTGGGGGCGTGGGCTGATCTCCTCGTCTTCGACCCGCAGACCGTCGGATCGCCGGCCAGTTACGACGAACCGACGCTGGCGCCCACCGGCATCCCACACGTGTTCGTGAACGGAGTGCCGACGCTCCTGCACGGCGAGCGGACGCGTGCCCTGCCGGGGCGCGCGGTCCGCGGGGCGGGGTACGTCGCCGCCGCCGAGGCCACCAGCATGTCGTCTGAGACCCCTACCCCGAAGCCTGAGGAGCCCACCCGATGA